In the genome of Sorangium aterium, one region contains:
- a CDS encoding AAA family ATPase gives MQAIDRSIQRALFRALRDRPLNLMDEEDRKLYEPLHDERHDPVKRLFDTIDFSEVESVQLVAGFRGTGKTTELSRLEKMLWEHDFHVIRVDLDDFIDMHSPVDIREFLLILAGAISEQLTSERLLGKEKGLEKSFVERLRGLLPKMPSEVTANAGVANVKLALRGDPGFRGQVRDQLSGRLAELTAQIRAYHDEILDALRARAGREVRLVVILDSLEHLRGTGETSDEVRRSVEELFLTHASRISLPETHMVLSVPAFLFLEANNLAAQFMNGAVQAWPAYQVKRRNGERTDVVDRIIRLVERRGDWRRIIPDDQALERLIFASGGHLRDLLNMLLEAVHLAGLGVQESAAEKIVAIAQRAYLPLYKDEIEVLGRIAADKSLKEIRGEEREHVLRFLDSGILLCYLNDDFWYDVHPLIRDVVRSA, from the coding sequence ATGCAAGCGATCGATCGCAGCATCCAGCGCGCGCTCTTCCGGGCGCTGCGCGACAGGCCGCTCAACCTCATGGATGAGGAGGACCGCAAGCTGTACGAGCCGCTCCATGACGAGCGGCACGATCCGGTGAAGCGGCTGTTCGACACAATCGACTTCAGCGAGGTCGAGAGCGTCCAGCTGGTCGCGGGCTTCCGGGGGACGGGCAAGACGACGGAGCTCTCCCGGCTGGAGAAGATGCTCTGGGAGCACGACTTCCACGTCATCCGTGTCGACCTCGACGACTTCATCGACATGCACTCGCCGGTCGACATCCGGGAGTTCCTTCTCATCCTGGCCGGCGCCATCAGCGAGCAGCTCACCAGCGAGCGGCTCCTCGGCAAGGAGAAGGGCCTCGAGAAGAGCTTCGTGGAGCGCCTGCGCGGCCTCCTGCCGAAGATGCCGAGCGAGGTCACGGCGAACGCCGGGGTCGCCAACGTCAAGCTCGCCTTGCGGGGCGACCCAGGGTTCCGCGGGCAGGTCCGCGATCAGCTCTCGGGGCGGCTCGCGGAGCTCACGGCGCAGATCCGCGCTTACCATGACGAGATCCTGGACGCCCTCCGCGCGCGCGCCGGGCGCGAGGTTCGCCTCGTCGTGATTCTGGACTCGCTCGAGCACCTCCGGGGCACGGGGGAGACGAGCGACGAGGTTCGCCGCAGCGTCGAGGAGCTCTTCTTGACGCACGCCAGCCGCATCAGCCTGCCGGAGACGCACATGGTGCTGAGCGTCCCCGCGTTCCTCTTCCTGGAAGCCAACAACCTCGCCGCCCAGTTCATGAACGGCGCGGTGCAGGCGTGGCCTGCCTACCAGGTGAAGCGACGGAACGGCGAGCGCACGGACGTGGTTGACCGGATCATCCGCCTCGTCGAGCGGCGGGGAGACTGGCGGAGGATCATTCCGGACGATCAGGCGCTCGAGCGCCTCATCTTCGCGTCGGGAGGACACCTGCGCGACCTCCTCAACATGCTCCTCGAGGCCGTCCATCTGGCAGGGCTCGGGGTACAGGAGAGCGCCGCGGAGAAGATCGTCGCCATCGCGCAGCGGGCGTACTTGCCGCTCTACAAGGACGAGATCGAGGTGCTCGGCCGCATCGCGGCTGACAAGAGCCTGAAGGAGATCCGCGGGGAGGAGCGGGAGCACGTGCTCCGCTTCCTCGATTCGGGGATCCTCCTTTGCTACCTGAACGACGACTTCTGGTACG